In Persephonella sp., the genomic window GTAAACTCTGCTTATTTTTCTTTGAAATCAAAAATTAAAAATATAAGACATGCCATTATGATGCTTGGGGCACACCACCTAAAAATGTGGGTGTTGTTAATGCTTTATGCAGACGCAAAAATCGGAGGAATAGACAGTCCATTATTGGAAACGGCACTTTTGAGGGGAAAATTACTGGAAACCTTAGCAAAACTAAAATCTGAAGATAATAATCTATCAGAAATGGCATTCTTAACAGGGGTTTTATCTTTGCTTGATGTTCTTTTAGGATTACCTAAAGAAGAGGTTCTCTCAGACCTTAATATTGATGAAGAAATCAAAAAAGCTCTTATTAATGAGGAAGGATATCTGGGAGAAATGCTAAAATTATGTTATCTACTGGAAATGGAAAAATTTGATGAACTGAAAGAAAACCTAAAACAGAAAAATATTAGCCTAAAGGATTTTTATAAAGCAGAAGAAAAAGCAATATTTTTTGTTGAAAATATAAAAAGACAGGTCTTAAAAGGAGTAAATTGATGCTAATAACAGAAATTTTTTCTTTGGAGGATTTCAGGGAGAGTATTCCTTTTACTGCTATAGGGGCAAGAACATGCTATTCCTCAGGGGACTTAAATTATCTGCTAAACGACCCACGGGTAGTTAGCCGTGAAGACAGGGCAAAATTTTTGTCAAAGCTTGGAAACTATAAGCATTTTAGCGTTTTTGGACATTCTTTTGCCTATAAGGATTTGTCCCAACTACCTGAAGAACTGATAAACAAATATATACCGGCTACAGTAAAAAATCTTCCAAAAGAAGAAAAGGCAAGGGTACTTGCCACTTTAATTGCCGCAACGAAATTTAAATCCTATTACAATCCTGAATATCCAACGGTTATTGGGGTTTCCCTGAGACATTACCTTGAAGACATGCTGGAAAAAAGCGAAGATGAATATTTTAAAACTTTTGAGAAAATGGCAGAGTTTGATATACCGATACAGCCACTTGGACAAAGGGAAAATACCACCCTTATAGGACTGCTCAGGGAATATGACGGCTATGCAGTTTTTTATATAGACAATGTTTCCAGAACAATGACCCATCAGCTTGTAAGACATACAGCATTAAATTACAGCCAGAGAAGCCAGAGGTATGTTCGGGAAGACCAGAATTTGCTTATAATTCCTCCATCTGTTGAGCAGTCTGAAATTTCTGTTAATGGAAACAATCTAAAAGATAGCTTTTTATCTATCATCTCATACCTGAAAGAGCAGATAAACAACAGCGACGCAAAAGAAAGCCTGAAATCTCAGGCTGTAGAGCGTATAAATAGATTTTTAGAAGAGTTTAAAAATAAACAGGATATATCCCTTAAGGATTTATTTCTCCTTACAGACCAGCTTTCTGAGGCTGTTTATGATTTTGCTGTTTATAATGGCAAAATAAAAAGGGAAGATGCCAGATTTATATTACCCCATGGAAGAAAAACAACAATAGTTGTTTCTGGAACACTAAGCTGGATAAAAGATTTCATAACAAAAAGAACAGACCCCCATGCCCAATGGGAAATCCAGAAAGTAGCAAGGCAGATGAAAGAGCTTCTCAATGAGCAGGGAATAGATGTTTAAGAAAAAAATAAAACTGGCTAAGCGATTTAAAGAGATATCCTTAACCCTTTCAAAATTAGGTTTTTATAATATTTATGAATATTTTAAACTCCTTTTCGGTCTTGAGGTTGAACCGGGGGTAAAACCCAGAAAAATCAGGGAAGCACTGGAAAAACTGGGACCCTCTTTTATAAAACTGGGGCAGATTCTCAGCACAAGACCTGACATTGTTCCTGTTTACATAATAGATGAGTTGATAAAGCTCCAAGACAGAGTTGCACCGATAGATTTTGAAATTATCGAGGAAATTTTAAAAAGAAATTACGGAGATAGACTTTATGAAATATTTTCTGATATAGACCCTAAGCCTCTTGCCTCAGCATCAATATCACAGGTGCATACCGGATATTTACAAAATGGGGATAAGGTTGCCGTTAAGGTAAGAAGACCTGGACTTGAAGAGCTAATAGAACTTGATGCCCAGCTTATGGAAATGGTTGTAAATTTTCTGGAAAAACATTTTCCATCTGTTAAGGATTTTAATCTTAAAGGAGTAATACACCAGTTTAGAAGGGTTACACTTCAAGAAGCTGATTTTTCTATTGAAGCCCAGAATATAAAAATATTTCAAGAAAACTTTAAAGATTATGAAGGTTTTAAAATTCCCAAGTGTTACTACGATATATCAACCCCTGAAGTCCTGATAACAGAGTTCATAGAAGGAACAAAAATATCTGATATAGAAACCCTTGATAAAAAAGGTCTTGACAGGGTAGAACTGGCAAAACGATTAACAGATGCATATTTCAAAATGGTTTTCAAAGATGGTGTATACCATGCAGACCCTCACCCGGGAAACCTATTCGTTTTAGACGATGGCACCATTGTAGCAGTTGATTTTGGTATGATTGGCTTTCTTTCCAAAACAAAGAAAAAATACTTTTTTGATTATATCATTGCCGTTATTACACTGGATTTGAATCTTGCAATTCAGTTTTATGAAGGCTTTAACATGTTTACCCCATATACAGATTTCAACACATTTGAAACAGACCTGCAGTTTTTCCTTGAAAAATACCACAACAAAAAGCTTGAAGAGATAGACCTGAAAGAAATGATTGAGGATATTATTGAGTTTGTAAGGGAAAACAGATTAAGACTGCCTAATGATGTAGCTTATCTGGGAAAAGCAGCCTTAAACCTTGAAGGCACAGTAAGAAAGCTTGACCCGGCATTTAATCCGACAGAAAGACTTAGAAATTTCATAGGAACTCCCACTAAGGATTATATTTTTGAAAAAATATCAGAAGTTAGGGATGCAGCAGAGTTATACTTTTACCTGATTTTTAAGATTGAACATTTATACAGGCTAATTCTAAGGGAAAGAATGACCTTCCAGATTGTTTTTAAAGATTTAGAAGAACTCCAGACTTTTTATAAACTCCAGACAGGCAAAATAGCTTTTGCAATACTATTTGTGGGACTTTTAATAGCTTCTGCCCTTTTTTATAGTGTCCAAAAGGAAACAACAGGATTAATCTTTTTGATTTTAGCTTTTATAACAGGAATAATATCTTTATACAGAGCTTTTAGATTTTAGGAGGAAATATGGGGCTGAAATCCTTTATCATACCTGCAGTTGATATAAAAGATGGAAAAGCTGTGAGACTTTTCAAAGGGGATCCTAATGCTGTTACCATTTACGGAGATGATCCTGTTTCTGTGGCAAAGCAATGGGAAGGAAAAGGGGCAAAGCATCTTCATATTGTTGACCTTGATGGTGCATTTGAAGGAAAACCGAAAAACTACAAAATAGTTGAGAAAATTGTGGCTTCAGTTTCTATTCCTGTTGAGTTTGGGGGAGGTCTTAGAAGTTTTGAGGCTGCGAAAACAATGATTGATATAGGCGTAGCGAGAATAGTTATCGGCAGCCTTGCATATACCAATAAAGATGAATTTATGAAAATAATTGATGCCTTTCCTAATAAAGTGGTGGTTGGAATAGATGCCAAAGACGGCAAAGTGGCAATAAAAGGCTGGCTTGAGAAAACCCAGTATACTCCCCTTGAGTTTGCTCAGCAGTATGACCAGCTTAATATATGGGGATTTTTATACACAGATGTTAACAGGGACGGGGCTATGGTAGGTCCCAATATTGAAGGAACAAAAAAACTGGCAGAGAACCTTAAGCATCCTGTAATTGCGTCAGGTGGAGTTGGAAGTATTGAAGATGTCCAAAAATTATATCAGCTTAAAAAATACGGGGTTTACAGTGTTGTTGTAGGTAAAGCCCTTTATGAAGGAAAAATAAAATTAGAGGAGTTGGAGGACTAAAAATGCAAATAATAGAAACAGACAAAGCACCAAAGGCTATAGGCCCTTACTCACAAGCTATAAAATATGAAAGTTTTGTGTTTGTATCCGGCCAGATAGCCATTAACCCTGAAACACAGGAGTTTATCGGTGGAAGTGTAGAAAAGCAAACAGAGAGGGTAATGGAAAATATAAAAGCTATTTTGGAAGAGGCAGGACTTAATATGAACCATGTCGTAAAAACGACAATATACCTGAAGGATATAAATGATTTTGAGAAGGTAAACGAGGTTTACGGCAGATATTTTACAGAACATAAACCTGCCAGAGCTACTGTTGAGGTAAGTAATTTGCCAAAAGGAGCTCTGGTAGAAATAGAAGTAATCGCAGGAATATAAAAAGGAGGGAGTTATGAGGAAAAGGTATTTTTCTTTTCTATTTCTGGTGTTTGCTGTTTTATCATTTATGAGCTGTCATAATGATACAAGTAGTAAAAAAGAGTCTACTCTTATTCATGCTCAGGAAGTAGCCACACTTGATAGTAACAGCGTGAATACAATCTTACTGGCTGCAAGGAATATCCAACCTACTGCTGCACAGGAGCAAATAGCCAAATTCGGAGCAAAAATCTATAAAGTGCTTTACTGGACAACAGATGATAAAGGCAACAGAGTAAAAGCCTCAGGAGTAATGCTGCTACCTGTGGTAGAAGACCCGGCAATAAAAGACCTTTATTCAGCACCTATTGTATCAGACCAGCATGGAACTATCTTTCTGGATACTGAAGCCCCTTCTAATGTGATTCCTAAAAACATACAGGAAATTGTAGCTTATCTGAAAAATCCACAGGGTACTCTTCCACAGATAAATCCTGAAACAGTAATAGCCCTCAGTTATACAGGTAGACTTGGATTTGTAACAGTTATGCCTGATTATATAGGATTTGGTGTTTCAAAAGACCATTACCATCCATATATGATAGCCAATTCCCTTGCAAATTCAGCAATAGACCTTATAAATGCAGCTATAGATTATGCAGAACAAAACGGAGAAGCAGTTAAAAGAGAGGTTTATCTAACAGGATATTCTGAAGGTGGATATGCAACTTTAGCAACAGCCAAGAAAATACAGGAAACAAATCAAAGGTTTAAGGTAAAAGCTGTTTTCCCTATGGGTGGAACATATAACTTAGAAACACTTGCTTTATTACTACTTCAGCAAGAAAATATGCCATTTCCTCCATTTATAGCAGATGTTGCTTATTCTTATGCAGAAACATATGACAATATAACACTTTCAGACCTTGTAAATCCTCCATTTGACCAGAAAATACCCTTATATTTTGATAAGACTAAAGATGGAGAAACTATTTACAAAGATATGTTAGTTACCGTATGCGGAATAATAAATCCTCCTCCTGCTTATTGCTCAAATCCAAGTATTATTCCTAACTTTAAAGTATCCTACTTATTCAAACAAAATATGATTCAAGATTTTCTCACCAATGGAAATAATCCATTCAGAACAGACCTGAGAAATAATAATGTTGATAACTGGGTTCCGGAATTTCCTGTAACATTTGTCCATTGTGAGGGAGATAACATACTACCTTACCAGCTTTCATATCTTACTTATGAAAATTTCAAAAATCATGGGGTAACTACAGAGTTTGTAAATCCTGAAGAGTTATTTGGAACAGGTCAACTTGACCATCCACACTGTGCTACACCTGCATATAACTATTTGATTTATTCTTTATGTGTAAATGAATACGGACAGGATAAATGCGGAACTCCGCCTTGGCAGATGACACAACCTTAATCTTTATCCATATAAATACGGGAGGCCGTTGTGCCTCTCTGTCCCTGATATTTCCCTCTGTATGGCTTTTCTGCAGGGGTTTCCATTCTGGCAAAAACAAGCTGACAAATTCTCATCCCCGGATAGATTTTTAAAGGTCTTGAATTTGCATTATAAAACTCAAGTGTTATATTCCCCTCAAAACCGGCATCAACCCATCCTGCATTTTCTATAAACAGCCCTAATCTTCCCAGAGAAGACCTTCCCTCAACAAAGGCGGTCAGATAATCAGGTAGTTTTACGTATTCACGGGTGGTTGCAAGTATAAAATGTTTTGGTTGAATAATAAATCCTTCCTCATCTGCAACTACTTTTTTTAACTGATTTCCAAGGTCAGGATTTTTAACATCAAGGATTTCAATTTCCTCAGGATAGATTAAAAATTCGTTTCCAAGCCTTAAATCAACAGAAGAAGGCTGTATCTGAACCTCATCAAGAGGTTCTATTACAAGTTCTTTTTTATTTAAAAGCTCTTTTATTTTCCTATCACTCAGTATCATAAGTATTATGATATCACAACTGGGATAGCTTATGGGCTATCCTGTCCAGAGGAAATTTTTTGATGAGTTCCTCAGCATCTTTATAAGATATGTTGTGGTATTCCATATTTATAACGCTACTATTTCCTAAGATAACTACTATACTACCTGAATTATCTCTTTTATTATGGGACAGACCTGCTTTATATTTTCCAATTTTGAACACTTTTACATATTCTTCCGGAGTATCTATTTCCTGAACATACGCAAAAGTTGAACCCATTGCAGAAGCTACTGGACCCTTTAAGATTGTAACTGTTAAACTTTTTTCACCTTTTTGATAGCTTCTCTCAACAGAAATTATTTTTCCTTGAGGAGATACAAACTCTCCCCCTTTAGCCTTTTCTGCTTCCCATCCTGAGATATCAACAAGCAGAGGATACAAATCTTTATAACTTCCTGCAAATGCAAAAATTGAGAAAACTAAAAAAATAAGTAAAATTTTTGAGAATCTCATAATCAATCCCCTTAAATTGATTTATAATTAAATTGATAAGTCTCAAACCTGATGACAAATCATTTCACTTAA contains:
- the thyX gene encoding FAD-dependent thymidylate synthase, yielding MLITEIFSLEDFRESIPFTAIGARTCYSSGDLNYLLNDPRVVSREDRAKFLSKLGNYKHFSVFGHSFAYKDLSQLPEELINKYIPATVKNLPKEEKARVLATLIAATKFKSYYNPEYPTVIGVSLRHYLEDMLEKSEDEYFKTFEKMAEFDIPIQPLGQRENTTLIGLLREYDGYAVFYIDNVSRTMTHQLVRHTALNYSQRSQRYVREDQNLLIIPPSVEQSEISVNGNNLKDSFLSIISYLKEQINNSDAKESLKSQAVERINRFLEEFKNKQDISLKDLFLLTDQLSEAVYDFAVYNGKIKREDARFILPHGRKTTIVVSGTLSWIKDFITKRTDPHAQWEIQKVARQMKELLNEQGIDV
- a CDS encoding AarF/UbiB family protein, which translates into the protein MFKKKIKLAKRFKEISLTLSKLGFYNIYEYFKLLFGLEVEPGVKPRKIREALEKLGPSFIKLGQILSTRPDIVPVYIIDELIKLQDRVAPIDFEIIEEILKRNYGDRLYEIFSDIDPKPLASASISQVHTGYLQNGDKVAVKVRRPGLEELIELDAQLMEMVVNFLEKHFPSVKDFNLKGVIHQFRRVTLQEADFSIEAQNIKIFQENFKDYEGFKIPKCYYDISTPEVLITEFIEGTKISDIETLDKKGLDRVELAKRLTDAYFKMVFKDGVYHADPHPGNLFVLDDGTIVAVDFGMIGFLSKTKKKYFFDYIIAVITLDLNLAIQFYEGFNMFTPYTDFNTFETDLQFFLEKYHNKKLEEIDLKEMIEDIIEFVRENRLRLPNDVAYLGKAALNLEGTVRKLDPAFNPTERLRNFIGTPTKDYIFEKISEVRDAAELYFYLIFKIEHLYRLILRERMTFQIVFKDLEELQTFYKLQTGKIAFAILFVGLLIASALFYSVQKETTGLIFLILAFITGIISLYRAFRF
- the hisA gene encoding 1-(5-phosphoribosyl)-5-[(5-phosphoribosylamino)methylideneamino]imidazole-4-carboxamide isomerase, which gives rise to MGLKSFIIPAVDIKDGKAVRLFKGDPNAVTIYGDDPVSVAKQWEGKGAKHLHIVDLDGAFEGKPKNYKIVEKIVASVSIPVEFGGGLRSFEAAKTMIDIGVARIVIGSLAYTNKDEFMKIIDAFPNKVVVGIDAKDGKVAIKGWLEKTQYTPLEFAQQYDQLNIWGFLYTDVNRDGAMVGPNIEGTKKLAENLKHPVIASGGVGSIEDVQKLYQLKKYGVYSVVVGKALYEGKIKLEELED
- a CDS encoding RidA family protein, translated to MQIIETDKAPKAIGPYSQAIKYESFVFVSGQIAINPETQEFIGGSVEKQTERVMENIKAILEEAGLNMNHVVKTTIYLKDINDFEKVNEVYGRYFTEHKPARATVEVSNLPKGALVEIEVIAGI
- a CDS encoding prolyl oligopeptidase family serine peptidase produces the protein MRKRYFSFLFLVFAVLSFMSCHNDTSSKKESTLIHAQEVATLDSNSVNTILLAARNIQPTAAQEQIAKFGAKIYKVLYWTTDDKGNRVKASGVMLLPVVEDPAIKDLYSAPIVSDQHGTIFLDTEAPSNVIPKNIQEIVAYLKNPQGTLPQINPETVIALSYTGRLGFVTVMPDYIGFGVSKDHYHPYMIANSLANSAIDLINAAIDYAEQNGEAVKREVYLTGYSEGGYATLATAKKIQETNQRFKVKAVFPMGGTYNLETLALLLLQQENMPFPPFIADVAYSYAETYDNITLSDLVNPPFDQKIPLYFDKTKDGETIYKDMLVTVCGIINPPPAYCSNPSIIPNFKVSYLFKQNMIQDFLTNGNNPFRTDLRNNNVDNWVPEFPVTFVHCEGDNILPYQLSYLTYENFKNHGVTTEFVNPEELFGTGQLDHPHCATPAYNYLIYSLCVNEYGQDKCGTPPWQMTQP
- the dcd gene encoding dCTP deaminase; protein product: MILSDRKIKELLNKKELVIEPLDEVQIQPSSVDLRLGNEFLIYPEEIEILDVKNPDLGNQLKKVVADEEGFIIQPKHFILATTREYVKLPDYLTAFVEGRSSLGRLGLFIENAGWVDAGFEGNITLEFYNANSRPLKIYPGMRICQLVFARMETPAEKPYRGKYQGQRGTTASRIYMDKD